Proteins found in one Silene latifolia isolate original U9 population unplaced genomic scaffold, ASM4854445v1 scaffold_20.1, whole genome shotgun sequence genomic segment:
- the LOC141638219 gene encoding uncharacterized protein LOC141638219: protein MNNSNSQVYGDAQSSPLLLSEAPNLRNWFSSYTYQSPVLDSNEEFCNSPIGVDEGEYAKKEFYVQDSEDEELENCVNLSNIRKTYQPGVSRMKNGGLSNPQKPIVEARKVECVPNAEIPVYPDSLSLQSEPPDVGDWFSSYAYESPELDSADFDVSVKPNHCFNYSEKVDKENDQHFSEFTTDVKVEVLSSRELISEPSDMNAMSTGTKNSNLYSAARKHISEENDFSSENNLCPKTTSGQSPQGSALGGSCIISDESVLCQRTSVENITPMIQEGLQASVSKVSDNDSGWIQLNHKSQKSYPKKSKQDENQYISTENKFTSFAKNIGPQVHGEKSPQKFGPGKRKTDMKITSVSSSMDKSPGEVRREVFKEMTNTRYPCAQESAGKWRCPQKNKPNAGPPLKQLRLEKWVHRV, encoded by the exons ATGAACAACTCCAATTCTCAG GTTTATGGAGATGCACAATCATCACCTTTACTACTTTCTG AGGCTCCGAATCTCAGGAACTGGTTCTCAAGTTATACTTATCAATCTCCTGTGTTGGACTCAAATGAAGAATTCTGCAATTCACCTattggtgttgatgaaggagAGTATGCAAAGAAAGAGTTTTATGTTCAAGACAGTGAGGATGAAGAGTTGGAAAACTGTGTAAATTTGAGTAATATTAGAAAAACCTACCAACCCGGCGTTAGTCGTATGAAAAATGGTGGCCTATCAAACCCTCAGAAACCTATAGTCGAAGCTAGAAAGGTTGAATGTGTTCCTAATGCTGAG ATTCCAGTCTATCCTGATTCACTTTCACTTCAATCTG AGCCGCCTGATGTAGGCGATTGGTTCTCAAGTTATGCATACGAGTCTCCGGAATTAGATAGTGCTGATTTTGATGTTTCAGTGAAACCAAATCACTGTTTCAACTATTCTGAAAAGGTTGataaagaaaatgatcaacattTTAGCGAGTTCACCACAGATGTTAAAGTTGAAGTACTCTCTTCCAGGGAGTTAATTTCAGAACCCTCTGACATGAATGCAATGTCCACTGGGACTAAGAACAGCAACTTATATTCTGCTGCCCGG AAACATATTTCAGAAGAAAACGACTTCTCTTCGGAGAACAATTTGTGTCCTAAAACAACTTCTGGCCAAAGTCCTCAAGGATCAGCTCTTGGTGGTAGTTGTATCATATCTGATGAATCTGTTCTATGTCAAAGAACTAGCGTTGAAAATATTACGCCAATGATACAAGAGGGTTTGCAAGCAAGTGTATCCAAAGTTTCTGATAATGATTCTGGATGGATACAGCTCAATCACAAATCTCAAAAATCATATCCCAAAAAGAGCAAACAAGATGAGAACCAATACATATCTACAGAAAATAAATTCACTTCATTTGCGAAAAACATCGGTCCACAGGTCCATGGTGAAAAGTCTCCTCAGAAGTTTGGACCAGGGAAACGCAAGACTGACATGAAAATAACCTCAGTGAGCTCTTCTATGGACAAAAGCCCTGGAGAAGTTAGAAGAGAGGTCTTCAAAGAAATGACCAACACACGGTATCCATGTGCTCAGGAATCTGCCGGGAAATGGAGGTGCCCACAGAAAAATAAACCAAATGCTGGACCTCCTCTGAAACAACTTCGACTTGAGAAATGGGTGCATCGTGTTTGA